A single region of the Nicotiana sylvestris chromosome 6, ASM39365v2, whole genome shotgun sequence genome encodes:
- the LOC138870663 gene encoding uncharacterized protein — protein sequence MGSMNVKAFDGSQRATIREINLDLQMGPTCFDVKSQVLDISATYNLLLGRPWIHIAGAVASTLHQGSEEDEILDGMQKLFLDEEDMDNSAILEEGKEEDLTIQIVGEGAAFKNLTAALSWDRRLGDSETVRETRLSIHLSLSKKEEYISFLKEYEDIFAWSYDDMTGLSTSIVAHKLPTNPMCLPVKQKLRKFKPDMSLKIKDKVTKQRIAKLFRVVEYPTWLANIVAVLKKDEKFRVKMSNSVDTNENSGLKDHVESGVAVPSVGVPPRNPEDAPEQIPIDVCIR from the exons AtgggaagcatgaacgtgaaagcatttgatggatCTCAGAGAGCCACTATCAGAGAAATCAACCTTGATCTACAGATGGGTCCGACTTGCTTTGATGTCAAATCCCAAGTACTAGACATATCTGCCACCTACAACCTATTGTTGGGAAGACCATGGATACACATAGCTGGGGCAGTCGCTTCTACCCTGCACCAG GGATCCGAGGAAGACGAGATATTGGACGGTATGCAGAAGCTATTTCTGGATGAGGAAGATATGGACAACAGTGCAATTTTAGAGGAGGGGAAGGAGGAAGATCTTACTATTCAGATAGTGGGAGAAGGAGCTGCTTTCAAGAACTTGACTGCTGCACTGTCCTGGGATCGCCGA TTAGGGGATTCTGAAACAGTCAGAGAAACTCGCTTAAGCATTCATCTATCATTGTCAAAGAAGGAAGAGTATATcagttttctaaaggaatatgaggatattttcgcATGGTCCTACGACGACATGACTGGGTTAAGCACatccatagtagctcacaagcTACCTACCAACCCCATGTGtctgccggtaaagcagaagctcagaaaatTCAAGCCAGATATGAGTCTAAAGATAAAGGATAAGGTTACCAAGCAAAGAATTGCTAAGCTTTTTCGAGTTGTTGAGTACCcgacctggttagccaacattgtggcGGTTCTGAAGAAGGATGAAAAATTTAGA gtcaaaatgtctaactcagttgACACAAATGAAAACAGCGGTCTTAAGGATCATGTAGAGAGTGGTGTAGCTGTTCCaagtgttggtgtaccaccacgaaaccctgaagATGCACCAGAACAAATTCCCATAGACGTGTGTATACGGTAA